The DNA region GGAACACTAGGATGCAATGGGGACAAAAAAGGGCGGGGTCTAGAAAATGGggcgggatggggtggggaggggtaagggGTGGAGCTTGGGGACGGGACATTGATAACGCTGCGGGCCGGGGGACTAACCTACATACTCCTTAgggccctctcccctctgggccGCTCCCATGCTCACCCAATAGCCACCCAGGCCAGTGCGTGTGCAATCGGTCTGCACGTTCCTCAGGAAGGGCAGGTGGTAGTACTTGGCGAACAGCAGCAGGATGACACCCTGCATGCGCACAGTACTCACCTGCAGCGGAGGCgggaggaggctgagggacaGGACACTGACTCCCCCGTCACGCCCTCGCCTTTTCCCGCCCACAAGGTctgctcctccatcctcccaTTTCATGGACCCGTCAACAGAGGCCCAGCGGGCCCCACAGTGAATCAAGGCAGACCTAGGGCTGGGCATCCAGGAGGTATCTGcctgcctggggggggggggtgaggggggcgTTACCAGCACGAAGTTGAAGGGTCCCAGTGCGTCCATGAAGAGCTCGCTCCACTGGTCCATGAAGAGCGCGTCCTTGAGGCGCTTGTTGATCATGGAGTTCACTTCCTGCAACCTGAGGGGGACGGTGAGGCAGCCTTCGGATTGGCGGGTGCCCTAGAAACCCCTCCCACCGGAAGGGCTCAGGAGGGGGTCTACtggccctgccccctcaccctaTGGCGATCATGTCTGCCCTGTCACTGTCATCACCGCTGCTGCCCAGGTGGAGGAGGGACGTGACATCGTCCGGGGGCATGGCCGTGCCCACATTCCATGTGACCACAGTGATCCTGGTGGTAGGAGTACAGGAGGGGTCACTACTGGGCCCCACTCCTtatccccaccccccccccccaggggctCTTTCTAGGGAAAGAGCTGAGGCAAGTATGGTGTGAGCCCTCAGAAGGACCCCCAGGGGGCCCGGGATCTCTCCTACCAGACTTTCCCAGGGGGATCAAATGAGGCAGGGTAGGGGGGCAAGTCCCTTAGAAGAGGATGCTGTCTTCTGAGGGTCCCAGAGTGGGCCTAGCACCCGCAAGTCCTCTTCCTCAGGGAGGTCAACTGGGGCAGAGTAGGGCAAGACACCCTAGAAGGATGGCTAGTCTCAGAGCTCAAGTCTCAGCAGTCTCTTAGGAGAGGGCCCCCTCACCAGAAGCCAGGGTCGCTCTTGCAGGTGGGCTGAGCTGACCAAGAGGAGGGTGACGAGGTCGATGTAGGAGAGGAGGTAGTGACTGGGGCTGGGGTCTCTTGGGGCTGAAGGCTGGGGCTCAGGTGCCCACCAGGCCCTGCagtgccaggcctggggagggccatctcaggggctggggggacacAAGGGGAGAGGTTGGGGGAGCGGCTGGGGGAGCGGCTGGGAGACCGGGGTGGcttgggcagaggtgggggcacAGTCTGGGCTAAGGGGGCCCCTGGCCTGAAGGTGGGGGACAGAAGTCCTGGGGAGCGAGTGCCAGGCTCTGAGGGACCCTGGCCCACATCCAGGGGCAGAGTCTGGGGTGGCCGAGGCAGGACTGGATCCTCAGGGCTGCTGCGGGAGGCCTCAGGCCTGGCTCTGAAGGAGGGGGAGATCCGAGGATCTGGAGGGGTTTGGATCAAGGATGGGGAGCTCATAGGACCGGATGCCTGAGCCTGGGGCTGGAGATGCCcttcagaagaggggagaggtcTAGAGGTCGGAGTATCCCTCTGTTTAGCTGGCGTCCATCCCACAGAGGCCGGGGCTGATGTCACAGATGCTGGAGCCAGGGCCTGTTCCTGAGAGGGCAACAGAACTGGACTGGGCACTGGAGTAGAGCTGGATGAGGGCTGTGGGGACTGCTTGGGGTGCTGTGGGGGCTGCTTCTCAGACGTCAGGGCTAGGCTCAGGCCTGAAGCAGCCAGTGTTGGCTTGAGTCCCACGGAGGCAGGTGGCACCTGCTTCTGGTCCCTGGACATTGTtgccagcctgggccccagggtAGGTGGAGGAGGCCTGGGCCTGGCCGAAGCGGACATCACCAGCTGCCCCAGGGATGTTGGAGCCAGGACGGAGCCTGACGTTGCTGGAGGAGGCTTCGGCCCAGATGAGGCAGACATGACCAACTGGCCCACAGATGTTGGAGCCAGGCTGGCATTACGGTGGGCAGGAGAAGTTTTCTGCCTTCCAGGGGTAGACACTGGAGCCAAGATGGGTCGGGGGGAGACCAGAGCCAGCCTTGGCCCCTCTGAGGAAGATGGCATAGCTGCTTGTGGCCCCACAGGTGTCAGAGCCAACCTTGGTTCCAAGGGTACTGGGGCTGCATTCTCCTTCGCTGGGAGCTGAAAATGTGAGTCCATCTTGTATAGGATACATCTTGTATAGGATACAGGGTCAGCCCTATCCTGGCCTCCAGTTCCATACAGACCCCAGCAGACTCCCTCTAGCTAAGAGAGGCACATCTTCCCAAGGAAGTTCTTCCTAATTTCTCACCTCAATCCATTCTGCTGTGAATCAGCTTCTCTTTTGGAGGAACCAGGAACCAGAACCCTATCCCCGCCCTCATGTCTGACACCTCTTTCATAGGTAGGGAAACTAAGACCCCTGACTCAAATGAGGCAGAGCGTGAGCCTGGACCTGAGCCTGGCTGTCACCCACTCCTTGACCACACAGCCAGCTTTTCTAGGCAACTCCCCTGCAgtccctgctgctcccctggCTAAGGGTTACTGATCTGACACCCTAGATCTGCCACTCTGGACACCCTGGGTCCAGCCTATTAAACACCACTTCCTTCCTCCACACTCCCCAGGAACCCTCAGGTTCTCCCGGCTAAATGTCCCAAACTCTTTGGTCACAGCCCTCTCTGTCCTCTTCACCATTCCCAGAGCTCCAGGCAGGAGTAAGACCCCAGAGCTGGGAATGGCCACACTGATTCCAAGCCCAGCTccgtgtgaccttaggcaagcaCCTCCTTgcccagggcctcagtttccctgtccaTAAAATGCAGGAACCTAGTAAAGTGTCCCTGGCCACACCTGATCCTGGGAAGCCTTGGTCTCACATTCTCTGTGTTTATGAGCCCAACATTTGCTAGGATTCCGTGTGAGCTCCATGGAATAGTCCATCCTCCAGAGTGTGACTCTAACATCCAGAGCAGGTCCAGGATTCTACTGATCCTGGCATTGCACCTCTCTGTGCACAGGTTGTACCCTCTTACCCTGGTCACCCCATCAGTGAGGACAAGCAAGCAGGTATCATCTTTTTGTCCGGCAGGTGGAGTGGAGGGCGTGGAGCCCTGCAGGgacctcctctccctttcccttctgtcCCCTGTTTCTGATGCCCCTGTCTCCAGAAATGAGGATACAGCGTCCTTTGCCAGGGAGGGCAGAAGAAGGTTTACACTCACCCTGGGGTGGCCCCATCCTTGCCTCCAGAGATGCAGTTCTGCCTGCATCCCATGTCCTTCTTAGTGCAGAGACTCTGAAACTGTGCCTCCACCTCTGTCCCCAAACTCAGCTCTTTGAAGCTTGCATTTTGGGCATCGTCCTTGGCTCCTAGTGTCCCACTCTGCACACAACCCCCCCAACAACACCACACCGCCTCCAGCACTAACAACTTAGACATCCCAGATGTCACAGTTTTAGTCTTCAGGAACAATCCTCCTCATTTTGCTTTGGCTCAGAGAGGacaagcaacttgcccaaggtcacacagcaaagctgGAGCACAGCTGGGTCCCCAGACACTCAGTCCAGGGTTCTCCAGGGGGTCCTGGGGATGGCTAACTCCATCTCTCTCTGGGTGTCCCATCACTACCCCTTAGCCCCTAGGGCACCATGTTTGCCCAGTCTCTGCTGGTGGGCAAAGGATAGTGCCAGCCCCCCAGCTGAGGGCACCAGGGTGCCTGCAGTGTTGAGGGGGTATGGGACCAAGGATCAGGAATAGGGGTGCTAGGCTTTAAGGGTCTTACCTTGGAGGGTGTACCAGTTTGGGAAAACCCATAGGGCATGGGCAGAGGGCCCAGGCCAGCCCGGGTCCCTGGCCTCCTGCTGCCACTGCCGCCCTGGCCCTCCATGTCTGCAGCCCCAGCAGCCCGGGCTCCCTCGGGCTCTGGCTCCAGCTCCTCCGCTCCCGGGAACCAGTGATGTCATCAGCCGTTTCAACCTGCTGAGAATTTAAAGGCACAGGCACCCACTTCCCAACCCAGAGGTGGCCAGGGCAAGGTGGCCTACCCTCTGGGGACTGGCTGCTGAGGCTGGAATGGCTatagcagggggagggaggggcagggaggtgggtctATTGGCCTGGCACAGGTCCCAGCTGGCAGATAGAGGAGGCTGTCtgtctgcccccaccctcctgcctgtgGGCCTGGCCAGCCCTTGCTCAGGGAGGGGCACTGACACACCTGAGGGTAAGGTAGCTTGGAGGTCAGCCTCCTCTCCAGGGCCTCAGAGACACCTGAGTCCCTGCCCTGATCCTGTTACCTTCCTGACTCCCTGCCAGTGCAGGCCTTGCCTTGGCCCCCACCCTTGCCCCATTTTCAGGCCTTGGTGCCCGCCCCCCCGCCTGGCTCTGTCCTTCCCATTTCAGGGCCAGACACTCAGGCTCCAGCAACTGGAGTCCCTTCCCATCTCAACCTCAGCCCAGGCTCTTCCTCTTCAGACAATTTGTGCCTGCCCTCCTATGTCCCTACAGCCAGACCCAGCATGGCccagctcctctcctcctccaggactcACTGGGAGTGGCTTGGGAGAgggatttgctcaaggtcacctggTGAGCTGGGGAGGTCTCCTGAGTCTCAGTGAAGAAAGGGAGCTCCCTCAGTGACCCAAGACCCCCAGGAGCCACTCAGGCTGTCCGGGGGAAGGAAACTAGGGTGAAGAAAGGCCCAAAAGTGGGGGAACAGACTGGCAGGAGGGTCAAAAACAGGCCTGGGAACTTCTTTGGCCAtgacccagcacagggcctggtctCCAAAGGACCTAGGGAAGTATTTGTTgaacgaacgaatgaatgaacCAATAGGAAGAGTGAATGAGTGACAAGGTCCAGATTTGgccagagatggctgggggccctctgcttctgccctttccccattCTCACTCTTATCTGCTAAGCAGTCCCTGAAATCCTGATTCTTCCAGAATGGCTAGATTGCTTAGAGAAGAGTGATCTCACTCAGTTTAGGCAGAAAATGTTCAGAGTTATGTGCCCAGGGCTCCCTGCTGGTCACCTCTGTATCCCTGTGGATCTCTGTGGTCCCCTACATGAAAGTCATGTGGACAGATGCCTCATTCCCCTCTCCTGAATGGACTTCCCACTTCTGCTTGATTGTCTCTGGGTCTAGCCTGTGTTTCTGGGCCAGCATCTCTGTGAGGCTGGAAATTTCAGGGGCAGAGACCCAGGCTATATCAGGGCCCTGGGGTGGAAAGGATTTTTTGGGTGGTGATGCAGAGGTGATGACATTGGTGATGGGGGAGGTAATGACAGTGGTCATTGTACTGATGGAGATGATAATGTACATAATTATGATGATGGAAATGGAGGACTGACAGTGATGCTGTAGGCTGTGAGGTGATGGTGCTGACAAAGTGAAGGTGACAGTGATGGGATGGAGAATGGTGACAGAAGAGGTAGTAGAGGTAATGGTGATGGCAACAGTGGAGGTGAAAACAAaggatggtgatggtggaggtggcAGAATGAAGGGACGGTGGTAATGTGATGAGGCTGATAGTAAAAGTGGACAAGAGATGgggcagaagaggcaggaagaagatGGGGTGGTGGAGTTGGAGGTGAAgatgggggtggcggggagggaggaggtcagAGTGGACATGGTGGTGGTGCTCAGGCTGccaaagagggaaagaagttTTGAACTTACCCTGCCCAGCCCTCTGACTcctcttacagatgagaaaacaggcccCCAGGAGTACCTGTCTTCTGTTGCAGTCACGGAGGTGGTGGAGGAAGATCCAGGTGCCTGGAGCCAGTCCTAGGGCTCAGCCATGGGGGCTGAGACAGGGGCATCAAGGCCCTTTGGAAACCAGGCAAATGTCATGCAAATAAGTGTGCTGAGGGCTCCTCTGCCCTGGCAGGACAGCCAAGATCTCCACATCTCCCCTTCCTGAGCTCAGATCCTGCAGGGGACTTtgtttctggctctgccactgatttACAGTGGAGGTCAGTCAGATTCCTGGTCTGTGGAGGGAGATAAAAACAATAGATATCTCCTAAGGTTGCTGGGAGGATTCGACAAGATAATACATATCAAGTATTTAGGACAAAGCCTGGAGCAAGCAAGTTCTCAGTAAGGGCAGCTGCCCTGGagtgaccaccaccaccaccaccaccatcatctaTTCCAGCCAGCCCATTTGGTGGATgctgaaactgaggcccagcagaGTTGCATTTCCTGGCGGGAAGGAAAAGGGGCTCTGAGACCCAGACATGCCCTTGCCAGGGGAAGGGGGCGGAGGGCGGACCCCAGCTGAGAAGGGAACAGGGAAAGAGCTATATTTGAGCTCCTGGTGTGATGACTAAGGAAGCTGATAACAGGCTCTGGGGCTCAGGGCGGCAGGCTGGGGGCAGCTGCCAGGGAGAACCGCCCCCCTGGAGACGGCTGTCTCCGGAGACACCTCCTGGCTCCCTCGCTTCCCTCTCTCCTCGGGGTGGGAGCTGTACTGAGGCAGAGAGTACATCTTGTCCAGCCCCCTCCTGGAAACGCTTAGTTCTACCCCCCCAAGCTGTGTGGGTCAGGGATAGGAAAGGAAGTGGTTGATGGATTATCGCAATCTCTCTCCATAGTAACCTAGTGAGGTTGGTAATAAgatccccatttgacagaggagaaaactgaggcctagggGTTACCCAGCCAGTAGGGCTCAGAGCATGGGGTTCCTGGGGAGATGGTGGATACAGAGGTTCCCGTTGAACTCATTCTTTGAAGGAGAGTCTGCATTGCCAAACTGAGAAGAGAAGAAGTGCCCTGGGAAGCAGAGCGGGCAGCAGGTGCAAAGCTGTGGAGTGTGAAAGGGTCTGGCTGCCAAATGATGCAAAATCTGTACCCATGGCCTCATGGCCCTTTTGCTCAGAGTAAATCCACCTtaagcagggaaaggagagagattttcttcttcctctttcctctttcctcttcctcttccttgacCCACCTCCCAGGGGCACCTGAGGATGGTAATGGTACATAAGATCTGTCCTCCGTTTGGCTCCCTGGTCATCTGACCCAGGCTTACTGTGAGGGTGGCCACACTGTGGCCACTAGTTGAGAAATG from Camelus ferus isolate YT-003-E chromosome 32, BCGSAC_Cfer_1.0, whole genome shotgun sequence includes:
- the INPP5J gene encoding LOW QUALITY PROTEIN: phosphatidylinositol 4,5-bisphosphate 5-phosphatase A (The sequence of the model RefSeq protein was modified relative to this genomic sequence to represent the inferred CDS: substituted 2 bases at 2 genomic stop codons), which gives rise to MEGQGGSGSRRPGTRAGLGPLPMPYGFSQTGTPSKLPAKENAAPVPLEPRLALTPVGPQAAMPSSSEGPRLALVSPRPILAPVSTPGRQKTSPAHRNASLAPTSVGQLVMSASSGPKPPPATSGSVLAPTSLGQLVMSASARPRPPPPTLGPRLATMSRDQKQVPPASVGLKPTLAASGLSLALTSEKQPPQHPKQSPQPSSSSTPVPSPVLLPSQEQALAPASVTSAPASVGWTPAKQRDTPTSRPLPSSEGHLQPQAQASGPMSSPSLIQTPPDPRISPSFRARPEASRSSPEDPVLPRPPQTLPLDVGQGPSEPGTRSPGLLSPTFRPGAPLAQTVPPPLPKPPRSPSRSPSRSPNLSPCVPPAPEMALPRPGTAGPGGHLSPSLQPQETPAPVTTSSPTSTSSPSSWSAQPTCKSDPGFWITVVTWNVGTAMPPDDVTSLLHLGSSGDDSDRADMIAIGLQEVNSMINKRLKDALFMDQWSELFMDALGPFNFVLVSTVRMQGVILLLFAKYYHLPFLRNVQTDCTRTGLGGYWGNKGGVSVRLAAFGHMLCFLNCHLPAHMDKAEQRKDNFQTILSLQQFQGPGAQGILDHDLVFWFGDLNFRIESYDLHFVKFAIDSEQLHQLWEKDQLNMAKNTWPILKGFQEGPLNFAPTFKFDVGTNKYDTSAKKRKPAWTDRILWKVKAPGGGPSPSGRESHRLQVTQHSYRSHMEYTVSDHKPVAAQFSPTLXFAFRDDMPLVRLEVADEWVRPEQAVARYRIETVFARSSWDWIGLYRVGFRHCKDYVAYVWTKHEDVDGNTYQVTFSEESLPKGHGDFILGYYSHTHSILIGVTEPFQISLPTLELASSSTDSSGASSEDEDDSTLELLAPKSRSPSPGKSKRHRSRSPGLARFPGLALRPSSRERRGTSRSPSPQSRRLPRVAPDRGSDGGSRGSSEEGTPGLPGPWAFPPSVPRNLGLLPALRLETVDPGGGGSWGPDRKAPTPDSLSPSPXGQQGLEEGGLGP